In Lemur catta isolate mLemCat1 chromosome 1, mLemCat1.pri, whole genome shotgun sequence, one DNA window encodes the following:
- the CMTM6 gene encoding CKLF-like MARVEL transmembrane domain-containing protein 6 — protein sequence MENGEVYRATTEAAPGPVRGPRGGLAAYFFLGRLPWYRRVLKGLQLLLSLLAFICEEVVSQCTMCGGLYIFEFVSCSAFLLSLLMVVVYCTPAYDRIDANKVKLSDFYITLATGCLFLLASIIFVSTHDRTAAEYAAIVFGFIASFVFLLDFLVMLIERRRESQRRKPENATRTEPLTEPLNA from the exons ATGGAGAACGGAGAGGTGTACAGAGCCACCACGGAGGCGGCCCCGGGCCCCGTGAGAGGCCCCCGGGGCGGCCTCGCTGCCTACTTCTTCCTGGGCCGGCTCCCTTGGTACCGGCGAGTTCTCAAAGGCTTGCAGCTG TTGCTGTCTCTGCTGGCCTTTATCTGTGAAGAAGTTGTATCACAGTGCACTATGTGTGGAGGACTTTACATTTTTGAATTTGTAAGCTGCAGTGCCTTTCTTCTGAGTCTCCTTATGGTGGTGGTGTATTGCACTCCTGCTTATGACAGAATTGATGCCAACAAAGTAAAATTATCG GATTTTTACATTACTTTGGCAACAGGATGTTTATTTTTGCTGGCATCCATCATTTTTGTTTCTACGCATGACAGGACCGCAGCTGAATATGCTGCAATT GTGTTTGGATTTATAGCAAGTTTTGTGTTCCTGCTTGACTTTCTTGTTATGCTCATTGAAAGACGACGGGAGTCCCAGAGGAGAAAACCTGAGAATGCCACTAGGACAGAACCCCTCACTGAACCACTTAATGCTTAA